In one window of Propionispora hippei DSM 15287 DNA:
- a CDS encoding nucleotidyltransferase family protein, producing the protein MVDAIVLAGGENNKALRQVSAATYEALIEIEGKPMVWYVVNTLAASPLVNRVFVAGPLAELAGCVLPGEPVLLPSGKSMMDTVVAGMRALGHQNKVLVVTADIPLISGEALTDFLRQCAGSEADVYYPIVSQDIVRRRFTTVKRTYVRLKEGIFTGGNVFLVKPAIVESCRDFAAQVVAQRKKPLNLCRLLGWSFIVKFLLGRLSLADITGRLSELLGITGQVVASSYAEIGMDVDKLSDLEMVRNEIARL; encoded by the coding sequence ATGGTTGATGCAATCGTTTTGGCTGGCGGTGAAAACAACAAAGCATTGCGTCAGGTCTCGGCGGCAACTTATGAGGCGTTGATCGAGATTGAGGGCAAACCCATGGTTTGGTATGTGGTCAATACACTGGCGGCAAGTCCTTTGGTGAACCGGGTTTTTGTTGCCGGTCCGCTGGCTGAACTGGCTGGCTGTGTACTGCCGGGAGAGCCGGTGCTTTTACCGTCAGGCAAATCCATGATGGATACTGTTGTGGCGGGAATGCGGGCCTTAGGACATCAAAACAAGGTGTTGGTGGTGACGGCGGATATTCCCCTAATTTCCGGTGAAGCGTTGACGGATTTTCTTCGGCAATGTGCCGGCAGTGAGGCCGACGTCTATTATCCGATTGTGTCACAGGATATTGTCAGACGACGCTTTACGACAGTCAAACGTACTTATGTCCGCTTGAAGGAAGGGATATTTACCGGCGGCAATGTGTTTTTGGTCAAGCCGGCCATTGTGGAATCCTGTCGGGATTTTGCCGCCCAAGTAGTGGCACAGCGGAAAAAGCCTTTAAACTTGTGCCGTTTACTGGGCTGGTCTTTTATTGTCAAATTTTTGTTGGGCCGGTTAAGTCTGGCCGATATAACCGGCCGGTTGTCGGAACTGCTGGGAATCACCGGGCAGGTGGTTGCTTCGTCCTATGCCGAAATCGGCATGGATGTGGATAAATTAAGCGATCTGGAAATGGTACGTAATGAAATAGCCCGCTTATAG
- a CDS encoding HipA family kinase, giving the protein MLLGAKYLGPVGLGVTAPQLFRADDNQVYVVKLQNNRLGVKVLVNEWLGAQLGQVLKLCFPPSDIIRLEEKIIRGNKLLRAAAVPAGLHFASRYIRKNRYVNRSNIKRALNTADMAGVILFDHMFHNFDRTWNRKNLLVCHDEAGYQLYAIDNSHLFSKGKWRSATLTELSDKITVNKHRAYGVLLKYYLRREHFSKYVALIQAIRPEEWQQMVDGIPQEWLPLPEERASLLQFLYRRQELVEKIADSICALIPDVHRGAHPH; this is encoded by the coding sequence ATGCTGCTTGGGGCTAAATATCTTGGACCGGTCGGTTTGGGTGTAACGGCGCCGCAATTATTCCGGGCCGATGATAATCAGGTATATGTGGTAAAGCTGCAGAACAATCGCCTGGGAGTAAAGGTTTTGGTGAATGAATGGTTGGGCGCTCAGCTTGGTCAGGTGTTGAAGCTATGTTTTCCGCCCAGTGACATTATTCGTCTGGAAGAAAAAATAATCCGGGGCAATAAGCTGCTAAGAGCTGCAGCCGTGCCTGCCGGATTGCATTTTGCCAGCCGATATATAAGAAAAAACAGATATGTTAACAGAAGCAATATAAAGAGAGCCTTAAATACGGCGGATATGGCGGGGGTTATTTTATTCGACCACATGTTCCATAACTTTGACCGTACCTGGAACCGAAAAAATTTGCTGGTATGCCATGACGAGGCAGGCTATCAACTATATGCCATTGATAATTCCCATTTATTTAGTAAAGGAAAATGGAGATCAGCTACTCTGACGGAGTTAAGCGATAAAATAACGGTAAACAAGCATCGTGCCTATGGCGTGTTGCTTAAGTATTATCTTCGGCGGGAGCATTTTAGCAAGTACGTGGCATTGATTCAGGCCATACGGCCGGAAGAGTGGCAACAGATGGTTGACGGTATTCCGCAAGAATGGCTGCCGCTGCCGGAAGAGCGGGCTTCCTTGCTGCAATTTTTATACAGGCGGCAGGAATTGGTCGAGAAGATTGCAGACTCTATCTGCGCTTTAATCCCGGATGTACACAGGGGTGCCCACCCTCACTAA
- a CDS encoding GntR family transcriptional regulator has translation MERRLLPIRLDSYQPLREVVCETLRNAIVSGILKPGERLMEIQLAEELGVSRTPVREAIRKLELEGFVIMVPRRGTYVADLSIKDINEVYEVRTSLDVLAAGLAAERITEEELEQMERLLVQIGEYIDNGDMDKIVEADSLFHDILYRASRNDRLVGIINNLREQLTRFRSMSMSYPGRLKNTLEEHSRLVEAIAQRDPELAQQRAVEHMENAEQTLLNDLNERRNQSND, from the coding sequence ATGGAACGGCGATTACTGCCAATCAGGCTGGATAGTTACCAGCCTTTGCGGGAAGTTGTATGTGAAACACTGAGGAATGCCATTGTAAGTGGAATTTTAAAACCAGGCGAGAGGCTGATGGAAATTCAACTGGCAGAGGAGCTTGGCGTAAGCCGGACGCCTGTGCGGGAAGCCATTCGCAAACTGGAACTGGAGGGGTTTGTCATCATGGTCCCGCGGCGCGGCACTTATGTGGCGGATCTTTCCATCAAGGATATTAATGAAGTATACGAAGTCAGAACCTCTCTGGATGTACTGGCCGCCGGACTGGCTGCCGAACGGATTACCGAGGAGGAACTGGAACAGATGGAGCGTCTGCTGGTGCAGATCGGCGAATATATTGATAACGGTGACATGGATAAGATTGTCGAAGCCGATAGCCTATTCCATGATATTTTATATCGGGCCAGTCGCAACGACCGTCTGGTTGGCATTATCAATAACTTAAGAGAACAACTGACCCGTTTTCGTTCGATGTCCATGTCTTATCCGGGACGGCTCAAAAACACGCTGGAAGAACACAGCCGTCTGGTGGAAGCCATCGCTCAGCGTGATCCGGAGCTTGCCCAGCAGAGAGCGGTTGAACATATGGAAAACGCGGAGCAGACTCTGTTAAATGATCTTAACGAACGCAGAAATCAGTCCAATGATTGA
- a CDS encoding SPOCS domain-containing protein — protein MADDLERASGGSTGATSNTVVSVTGTGTAESAQAICGCPEIGPETIQVEQVLGAEMDQRVVEFDMFVPAEKPDIEQVVDVYVKDLEINNVTIIPDKVIIRGDLEVKVMYVADLPDQPVHAFERRHVRFTRDISIPGAMPDMTAKADVQVEYVDYDFCCHTPRKVHITIVLKFWARVVSTTDMEVLAVTPIDEMGQVEVSTASGSSNDSTAASTFSDDFVSASHYSGYNDQNVYVTGVTPSVGTQPTVSGTATVTGSVVHVRSGPGTNFPIVTKVKKGDTVTIKEQAFGWYRVLLADNTTIGWIASWLLSV, from the coding sequence ATGGCTGACGACTTAGAACGTGCTTCGGGTGGTTCGACAGGAGCTACTTCGAACACTGTAGTATCGGTAACCGGAACAGGAACGGCGGAAAGCGCTCAGGCAATATGCGGCTGCCCCGAAATCGGACCTGAGACGATACAAGTAGAACAAGTGCTGGGCGCCGAAATGGATCAGCGCGTTGTTGAATTTGATATGTTTGTCCCGGCGGAAAAACCGGATATTGAGCAAGTCGTGGATGTATATGTGAAAGACCTGGAAATTAATAATGTAACAATCATTCCTGACAAAGTAATTATCCGCGGTGACCTGGAAGTGAAAGTCATGTATGTGGCCGATCTTCCTGATCAGCCGGTCCACGCGTTTGAACGTCGGCATGTGCGGTTTACGCGGGATATTTCCATTCCCGGCGCTATGCCGGATATGACGGCCAAGGCAGACGTACAGGTTGAATATGTGGATTATGACTTTTGCTGCCACACGCCGCGGAAAGTGCATATTACGATTGTACTTAAATTCTGGGCCAGGGTGGTCAGTACCACCGATATGGAAGTTCTCGCGGTTACACCGATTGACGAAATGGGGCAGGTCGAGGTTTCTACAGCCTCTGGCTCCTCAAATGATTCGACAGCGGCCAGTACCTTTTCCGATGATTTCGTTTCAGCTTCCCATTATTCCGGCTACAATGATCAGAATGTATATGTTACCGGCGTGACGCCGTCGGTTGGCACACAACCGACTGTCAGCGGTACGGCTACTGTAACTGGAAGCGTTGTACACGTGCGAAGCGGTCCGGGAACCAATTTCCCGATTGTCACAAAAGTTAAAAAGGGCGATACGGTTACCATTAAAGAACAGGCTTTTGGCTGGTACCGGGTGCTTTTGGCCGATAATACCACCATTGGCTGGATTGCCAGTTGGCTGCTTAGCGTATAA
- the ispE gene encoding 4-(cytidine 5'-diphospho)-2-C-methyl-D-erythritol kinase — MLSVESLQVEAYAKINITLDVLHKRADGYHEVSMIMQAIDLHDTVSLKKQNGDITVEANIPALACDDSNLAYRAARLVRESCHITEGVHIVLDKQIPLAAGLAGGSSNAAAVLKGMNQLWQLGLTQAELEALGASLGSDIPFCLRGGTMLATGRGEILTPLPAMPCCYVVLAKPGICVSTAQVYGRYRSAEQIVHPDTQGVIAGLERQDLPAVTQRLCNVLESVTVTEYPLIDELKQSMKRYGVMNSLMSGSGPTVFGLTPDQEQANYVADRLSSQFKDKVDIRVAKTLARVE, encoded by the coding sequence ATGTTGAGTGTTGAATCGTTGCAGGTAGAGGCATATGCTAAAATCAATATTACTTTGGATGTTTTGCATAAGCGTGCGGACGGCTATCATGAAGTGTCGATGATCATGCAGGCGATAGACCTGCACGATACGGTATCACTGAAAAAACAGAACGGGGATATTACCGTTGAGGCTAATATTCCCGCTCTTGCTTGTGACGACAGCAATCTGGCCTATCGGGCAGCCCGTCTGGTCAGGGAAAGCTGTCACATCACTGAAGGAGTACATATCGTCCTGGATAAACAGATTCCTTTGGCGGCCGGTCTGGCCGGCGGCAGCTCCAACGCGGCGGCTGTACTGAAAGGGATGAACCAGTTGTGGCAATTGGGGTTAACCCAAGCGGAGCTGGAAGCATTGGGAGCCTCCTTGGGGTCGGATATTCCTTTTTGCCTGCGGGGCGGTACTATGCTGGCCACCGGCCGGGGCGAGATACTGACTCCATTGCCGGCAATGCCCTGCTGCTACGTTGTGTTGGCCAAACCGGGAATTTGTGTATCAACCGCCCAGGTCTACGGGCGGTATCGAAGTGCGGAACAGATAGTACATCCGGATACTCAAGGGGTTATTGCCGGTCTGGAACGGCAGGATCTGCCGGCTGTTACACAGCGCTTGTGTAATGTGCTGGAAAGTGTTACCGTAACCGAGTATCCTTTGATTGATGAACTAAAGCAAAGCATGAAGCGCTACGGGGTAATGAACAGCTTGATGTCGGGCAGCGGGCCAACCGTGTTCGGCCTTACGCCTGATCAAGAACAGGCTAATTATGTTGCTGACAGGCTGAGTAGCCAATTTAAAGATAAAGTCGATATTAGGGTGGCTAAAACACTGGCAAGGGTGGAGTGA
- the cphA gene encoding cyanophycin synthetase — translation MHIISVRTIEGPNLYSYQPVIKVKLDIGKYEDISSAEIAGFNEGLLQVLPGLKNHYCSRGRQGGFVERLYEGTYLAHILEHVVLELQCMAGSEVNFGKTRGSGVRGVYDVVFRYEIEALARQALAVAVELLRAVIAGRPFDIATALQRIREAGDEGGFGPSTAALYEEARKKDIPVTRMGEGSLLFLGYGCRRRRAWATLTDQTSALASDLACDKYVTKQVLAQCGIPVPDGIVVTTVAEALAARQRIDGPVVVKPLAGNQGKGVTINARQPAEIERAFQLAYDYNHSVLIEEYVCGHEYRLCVVGGKLVAAAERIPAYVLGDGQHTVQELVDLINADADRGNGHEKRLTKIKIDATAVDVLARQQLTLASVPAERQLVRIRENANLSTGGTAVDVTDIVHPDNVKMVERVARLIGLDVAGIDVVAESIAEPIREGYGAVIEVNAAPGIRMHHYPSAGKARNVAQRIVESLFPDGNNGRIPIVAVTGTNGKTTVTRMIGSIWRKAGYHVGMTTTEGIYIDEECILPGDTSGPRSAGMVLADPAVEVAVLETARGGIVRGGLAFDKCDVGIITNITEDHLGQDGIESLEDLAFIKSLVVETVKDDGFSLLNADDPVVTGLAHRTGGEIVYFSVEPNNVVVRRHLGAGGKAFFVKDGIIYTACGDLARPVIAVADIPAALGGMAVHNLQNAVIAAAACYCMRIPVSYIRQGLAEFAQNPGRLKLETIGDLRICVDYGHNPAGYQAVIQTLRRLNARRLVGVIAAPGDRRDETTRKIGWIAGRGFDYIYIKEDADLRGRKKGETAELLRQGILESGLKPDYIRIIPSEAEAVKTALQQAQPGDLIVVFFESYELVMQTLEEFRQTYEASLVSREGKEPAISYGGLLAVDMK, via the coding sequence ATGCACATTATTTCTGTACGTACCATTGAGGGCCCGAACCTATACAGTTATCAACCGGTCATCAAGGTAAAGTTGGATATTGGAAAATATGAAGATATTTCCAGCGCAGAAATTGCCGGATTTAATGAAGGCTTGTTACAGGTGCTGCCGGGTTTGAAAAACCATTATTGTTCCCGCGGCAGACAGGGCGGGTTTGTGGAACGTCTGTACGAGGGCACTTATTTAGCCCATATCTTGGAGCATGTCGTACTGGAACTGCAATGTATGGCCGGTTCGGAGGTCAATTTTGGCAAGACTCGCGGCAGTGGAGTGCGGGGTGTATATGATGTCGTTTTTCGTTATGAAATTGAAGCGCTGGCGCGGCAGGCGCTGGCGGTAGCCGTAGAACTATTGCGGGCAGTGATAGCCGGCCGGCCCTTTGACATCGCCACTGCGCTGCAACGTATCCGGGAAGCCGGTGATGAAGGCGGTTTCGGGCCAAGTACGGCGGCCTTGTACGAAGAAGCGCGCAAAAAAGATATCCCGGTAACCCGAATGGGCGAAGGCAGTCTGCTGTTTTTAGGTTATGGCTGCCGCCGGCGCCGGGCATGGGCCACGCTTACCGACCAGACCAGCGCGCTGGCTTCCGATCTGGCCTGTGACAAATATGTGACTAAGCAGGTGCTGGCCCAGTGCGGAATTCCGGTTCCTGACGGTATTGTGGTTACAACTGTAGCGGAAGCCCTCGCGGCCCGGCAGCGGATTGATGGCCCGGTAGTAGTGAAGCCGCTGGCCGGTAATCAGGGAAAGGGCGTAACCATCAATGCCCGCCAACCGGCTGAAATCGAGCGTGCTTTTCAGCTTGCCTATGATTATAATCACAGTGTGCTGATTGAGGAATATGTGTGCGGCCATGAATACCGGCTATGTGTGGTGGGCGGCAAGCTGGTTGCCGCGGCCGAACGGATACCGGCCTATGTACTGGGAGACGGGCAGCATACGGTGCAGGAGCTTGTCGATCTGATCAATGCCGATGCCGATCGCGGCAACGGTCATGAAAAACGGTTGACAAAAATAAAAATTGATGCAACCGCTGTTGATGTGTTGGCCCGTCAACAGCTTACCTTGGCCTCTGTGCCGGCTGAAAGACAGCTTGTCCGGATCCGGGAGAATGCCAACCTGAGTACCGGTGGCACGGCAGTGGATGTGACGGATATCGTGCATCCCGATAATGTCAAGATGGTGGAACGGGTGGCCCGGTTGATTGGTTTGGATGTAGCCGGCATTGATGTGGTTGCCGAAAGCATTGCCGAACCGATCCGGGAGGGGTATGGGGCGGTCATTGAAGTCAATGCGGCGCCCGGTATTCGCATGCACCATTATCCGTCGGCCGGTAAGGCGAGAAATGTAGCTCAGCGAATAGTTGAAAGCCTTTTCCCGGACGGTAATAACGGACGGATTCCGATTGTGGCGGTTACCGGTACAAACGGCAAGACCACAGTGACCCGGATGATCGGCAGTATCTGGCGAAAGGCCGGTTACCATGTGGGCATGACAACTACGGAAGGCATATATATTGATGAAGAATGCATCCTGCCCGGCGATACCAGCGGGCCGCGCAGCGCCGGCATGGTGCTGGCCGACCCTGCCGTAGAGGTTGCCGTGTTGGAAACGGCCAGAGGCGGTATTGTTCGCGGCGGCCTGGCTTTCGATAAATGCGATGTGGGAATTATAACCAACATAACGGAAGATCACCTGGGACAGGACGGTATTGAATCTCTGGAGGATTTGGCGTTTATCAAATCCTTGGTTGTTGAAACGGTCAAAGACGATGGATTCTCCCTGCTAAATGCTGATGATCCGGTCGTGACTGGCTTGGCTCACCGGACCGGCGGCGAAATAGTCTATTTCAGCGTAGAACCCAACAATGTTGTGGTACGGCGGCACCTGGGAGCAGGCGGCAAGGCGTTTTTTGTAAAAGATGGTATTATTTATACGGCTTGCGGCGATTTGGCCAGACCGGTTATCGCCGTGGCGGATATTCCCGCCGCCCTGGGTGGCATGGCTGTGCACAATTTGCAAAATGCCGTAATTGCTGCGGCTGCTTGCTATTGTATGAGAATTCCGGTCTCCTATATCCGGCAGGGGCTGGCCGAATTTGCGCAAAATCCCGGCAGGCTCAAATTAGAGACTATTGGCGATCTGCGGATTTGTGTCGATTACGGCCATAATCCGGCCGGGTATCAGGCTGTTATTCAGACGCTGCGGCGGTTAAATGCCAGGCGGCTGGTCGGGGTTATTGCCGCGCCGGGCGACCGGAGGGACGAAACCACTCGAAAAATCGGATGGATTGCCGGCAGGGGCTTTGATTATATTTATATTAAGGAAGATGCCGATCTGCGGGGACGGAAAAAGGGAGAAACGGCCGAACTGCTTCGTCAGGGTATACTGGAGTCAGGCTTGAAGCCTGACTATATCCGCATCATCCCCTCCGAGGCGGAAGCGGTGAAAACAGCCCTGCAGCAGGCACAACCCGGCGATTTGATTGTCGTATTTTTTGAAAGTTACGAGCTGGTTATGCAAACGCTGGAAGAATTCCGGCAAACCTATGAAGCCTCACTGGTTTCGCGGGAGGGGAAGGAACCGGCAATTTCCTATGGCGGCCTGCTGGCTGTGGATATGAAGTAG
- a CDS encoding chemotaxis protein CheW gives MNDSVENIKDLHELQLVVFRLAREEYGLPITRVQEINRLVPITKLPQTPPFMEGIINLRGRIIPVIDLRKRFQLEVTEHTDNTRIIIVEVNGQTIGVIVDAVNEVVRLEQGQIEPPPPSFVLDAQYIHGVGKVDGRLLILLNINAVLSSQEEIELKEFNREC, from the coding sequence ATGAATGACAGCGTAGAGAATATAAAAGACTTGCATGAACTGCAGCTGGTTGTATTCCGTCTGGCGCGGGAAGAATATGGGCTGCCGATTACCAGGGTACAGGAAATCAATCGTTTGGTTCCCATTACTAAACTGCCACAGACGCCGCCCTTTATGGAGGGGATTATCAACTTGAGGGGCCGCATCATTCCCGTTATTGACCTGCGCAAGCGGTTTCAGCTGGAAGTGACGGAGCACACCGATAATACCCGGATTATTATTGTCGAAGTAAACGGCCAGACCATCGGTGTCATTGTGGATGCCGTTAATGAAGTTGTCAGACTGGAGCAGGGACAGATTGAGCCGCCGCCGCCATCCTTTGTCCTTGATGCCCAGTATATTCACGGTGTGGGAAAAGTGGACGGCCGTCTCTTGATTCTTTTAAATATTAATGCGGTATTAAGCAGTCAGGAAGAAATTGAGTTAAAGGAATTCAATCGGGAATGTTGA
- a CDS encoding L,D-transpeptidase family protein, with amino-acid sequence MNIHFLYPACRLSLLPTLSQLDYCHPLIAQLQEKLAARGLYTGTPDGVYNLLTQEAVAQFQQEENLPATGLLNPLTFSRLWAARHLTLAPASQPQQRAQLALPRANILIAKQRRQLTLFDGNTPLRNYPVAIGKPATPTPLGNYTIILKHMNPGGILGTRWLGLSLDSYGIHGTTKPWLIGQMVSNGCIRMHNAHVEEVFTLVRVGTPVYIRD; translated from the coding sequence GTGAATATCCATTTCCTTTACCCTGCCTGCCGTCTGTCCTTATTACCAACCCTCAGCCAGTTGGATTACTGCCATCCTCTAATTGCCCAGCTTCAGGAAAAGCTGGCTGCCCGCGGTCTCTACACCGGTACTCCGGACGGCGTATACAATCTGCTGACCCAGGAAGCGGTAGCCCAGTTCCAACAGGAAGAAAACCTGCCGGCCACCGGCCTGCTAAACCCGCTCACCTTCAGCCGCTTATGGGCCGCCCGGCATCTGACACTAGCCCCTGCCAGTCAGCCACAGCAGCGTGCTCAGTTAGCCCTGCCCCGCGCCAATATTCTCATTGCCAAACAACGTCGTCAGCTTACCCTGTTTGACGGCAATACGCCGCTGAGGAACTATCCGGTAGCTATCGGCAAACCAGCTACCCCCACGCCGCTCGGCAATTACACGATCATCCTAAAACACATGAATCCCGGCGGCATACTGGGTACCCGTTGGCTAGGGCTGAGCCTTGATTCTTATGGCATTCACGGCACTACCAAACCCTGGCTTATTGGGCAAATGGTCTCCAACGGCTGTATCCGCATGCATAATGCCCACGTGGAAGAGGTTTTTACCTTAGTGAGGGTGGGCACCCCTGTGTACATCCGGGATTAA
- a CDS encoding cyanophycinase: protein MHDKASGQLLIIGGGEDKQGDCQVLQKFIELSGGCDARIAVITTATEYPQEVGDEYKALFSAIGASSVGVLYIKDREAANDLQQIQEIENATGIFFTGGDQLRLTSILGGSKIEAAIRSGFVKGAVIAGTSAGASVMSDTMIVGGDSSDTPKKSSLSMAHGMSLLNGVVIDQHFAQRGRINRLLAAVSQNPNVLGIGIDEDTAIVVSPDGRCEVTGSQTVTIVDGKNIVHSNISESKRHDPLAITNVTLHILPSGFGFNLKRRLPFICRT from the coding sequence ATGCACGATAAAGCATCCGGACAATTATTGATCATTGGCGGCGGTGAGGACAAACAGGGGGATTGCCAGGTTTTGCAGAAGTTCATTGAACTGTCCGGCGGTTGTGACGCGAGAATAGCTGTTATTACGACTGCTACGGAATATCCGCAGGAGGTTGGCGATGAGTATAAAGCGTTGTTCAGCGCGATTGGCGCTTCTTCGGTTGGGGTTTTGTATATTAAAGATCGTGAGGCCGCCAACGACTTACAGCAGATTCAGGAGATTGAAAATGCCACCGGCATTTTTTTTACTGGTGGCGATCAACTGCGGTTAACCAGTATTCTTGGCGGTTCGAAAATAGAAGCGGCTATCCGGTCGGGGTTTGTTAAAGGTGCTGTGATTGCCGGAACAAGCGCCGGCGCTTCGGTTATGAGTGATACTATGATTGTCGGCGGTGACTCCAGCGATACACCGAAAAAGTCAAGCTTAAGTATGGCCCATGGCATGAGCCTGCTCAATGGAGTGGTGATTGATCAGCATTTTGCCCAACGGGGAAGAATTAATCGTCTGCTGGCTGCCGTATCGCAGAATCCCAATGTTTTGGGTATCGGTATCGACGAGGATACGGCGATCGTGGTATCGCCCGATGGACGCTGCGAGGTAACCGGTTCACAGACGGTAACGATTGTTGACGGGAAAAATATTGTTCATTCCAATATATCGGAATCCAAGCGCCATGATCCCCTGGCGATTACCAATGTAACATTGCATATTCTGCCATCAGGTTTCGGGTTTAACCTGAAGCGGCGGCTGCCGTTTATTTGCCGTACTTGA
- the purR gene encoding pur operon repressor produces the protein MTKVRRTERMIALTKFLTERPGHLFSLNHFCELFGAAKSTLSEDIVTIRQAMEQFAMGSLETVSGAAGGVRFLPLKSQDGTCAFLHELAEKLASPERIIPGGFLYMADILFTPDLMVQVGEIFFSRFSHLSPDYIMTVETKGIPLAFMTARAFNLPLVIVRQGSKVTEGPSVSINYVTGSGKRIQSMSLPRRAIPPGARVLVIDDFMKAGGTVRGMYDLAHEVDVEIVGTGVLVGTAQPQVKLVEDYLALLILHEVDQQRKIVDIRPAL, from the coding sequence ATGACTAAAGTACGGAGAACGGAACGTATGATTGCGTTGACCAAATTTTTGACGGAGCGGCCGGGCCATTTATTTTCACTTAATCATTTCTGTGAATTGTTTGGCGCCGCTAAATCGACGTTAAGTGAAGACATCGTTACGATCCGGCAGGCGATGGAGCAATTTGCCATGGGATCGCTGGAAACGGTTTCCGGTGCGGCCGGCGGAGTGCGTTTCCTGCCGCTAAAATCGCAGGACGGAACTTGCGCTTTCTTGCATGAACTGGCAGAAAAACTGGCCTCGCCGGAGCGGATTATTCCGGGCGGTTTTTTATATATGGCCGATATTCTCTTCACACCAGACCTTATGGTGCAGGTGGGGGAAATCTTTTTCTCCCGGTTTTCACATTTATCGCCCGATTATATTATGACAGTGGAGACAAAGGGCATTCCGCTGGCATTTATGACGGCGCGGGCCTTTAATCTCCCTTTGGTCATCGTCCGTCAGGGCAGCAAGGTGACCGAAGGGCCGTCCGTCAGTATCAACTACGTAACCGGCTCGGGCAAGCGAATTCAATCCATGTCCCTGCCACGCCGGGCAATTCCGCCCGGGGCGCGGGTTCTGGTTATTGATGACTTTATGAAAGCCGGTGGTACCGTGCGGGGCATGTATGACCTGGCTCATGAGGTGGATGTGGAAATCGTCGGCACCGGCGTGCTGGTCGGTACGGCCCAGCCACAGGTAAAACTGGTTGAGGATTATTTGGCACTGCTTATCCTGCATGAGGTTGATCAACAGCGAAAAATCGTGGATATCCGACCGGCTTTGTAG